The proteins below are encoded in one region of Amycolatopsis acidiphila:
- a CDS encoding acyl-CoA dehydrogenase family protein, whose protein sequence is MKFLPSREQTDFAESVDHLLAAIDLPAVIHAWSAGEHGPGLKVWRRLAELGVTALSVPERYDGLGATAVDLVITFERLGYHAVPGPWVETVAVLPALLDDEVLYGVSTGETVASIAAPPEVPYALDADIADLRVFVRGHDLHVFTPGNALSSVDESRRLFEAEPGDQIGTTEDVSYAFDLGALATAAQLLGAGQWLLDTSVSYALQRHQYGRPIGQYQSIKHLLADVATKLELARPLVHGAAVAERSATRSRDVSAAKVAAADAAYLAARTGLQVHGAIGYTAEHPLGLRLTKVRALLGAWGTPAFHRARLLRELA, encoded by the coding sequence ATGAAGTTCCTCCCTTCCCGCGAACAGACCGACTTCGCCGAGAGCGTCGACCACCTCTTAGCCGCCATTGATCTACCCGCTGTCATCCACGCGTGGAGTGCCGGCGAACACGGCCCAGGACTGAAGGTCTGGCGGCGTCTCGCCGAACTCGGCGTCACGGCACTGTCCGTCCCCGAACGGTATGACGGCCTCGGCGCCACCGCAGTCGACCTCGTGATCACCTTCGAACGCCTCGGCTACCACGCGGTACCAGGCCCGTGGGTCGAAACCGTGGCAGTCTTGCCGGCACTGCTCGACGACGAAGTCCTGTACGGCGTCTCCACCGGCGAAACAGTCGCCTCGATCGCCGCCCCTCCCGAGGTGCCGTACGCGCTCGACGCCGACATAGCCGACCTCCGGGTGTTCGTTCGGGGACACGACCTGCACGTGTTCACCCCAGGGAACGCCCTGTCCTCCGTCGACGAGTCACGCCGCCTTTTCGAAGCCGAGCCCGGCGACCAGATCGGTACCACCGAAGATGTCTCCTATGCCTTCGACCTCGGCGCACTCGCGACCGCGGCGCAACTGCTCGGCGCGGGCCAGTGGCTCCTCGACACCAGCGTGTCCTACGCCTTGCAGCGTCACCAGTACGGCCGCCCAATCGGTCAGTACCAGTCGATCAAACACCTCCTTGCCGACGTTGCAACAAAACTCGAGCTGGCCAGGCCCCTTGTCCATGGAGCCGCGGTCGCAGAGCGCTCGGCGACCCGGTCCCGTGACGTCTCCGCGGCCAAGGTCGCCGCGGCCGACGCGGCCTACCTCGCCGCTCGCACCGGCCTGCAGGTACACGGTGCGATCGGATATACGGCGGAGCACCCACTCGGATTGCGGCTGACGAAGGTCAGGGCACTCCTGGGCGCGTGGGGCACCCCCGCTTTCCACCGCGCGCGACTCCTGCGAGAGCTGGCATGA
- the hsaD gene encoding 4,5:9,10-diseco-3-hydroxy-5,9,17-trioxoandrosta-1(10),2-diene-4-oate hydrolase, whose amino-acid sequence MAEGKYVEVREGLRLHYHESGVEHADTVVLLHGGGPGASAWSNFGRNIPVFAKTYRTIAVDQPGFGRSDKPTEHPQYFTHSAQAVIGLLDRLGIEKAHLVGNSLGGGTAVRLALDHPGRAGRLVLMGPGGLSVNVFAPDPTEGVKNLGRFAAPPGPTKEKLEAFLRVMVHDQSLITEDLIAERFAAASTPESLAAMRAMGASFMRPDSYEQGMLWRDGHRLRQRVLLIWGREDRVNPLDGALLALKMIPRAQLHVFGQCGHWAQLEKFDEFNRLTLDFLGST is encoded by the coding sequence ATGGCCGAGGGCAAGTACGTCGAGGTCCGTGAAGGCCTGCGCCTGCACTACCACGAGTCCGGGGTCGAGCATGCCGACACTGTCGTGTTGTTGCACGGCGGCGGTCCGGGCGCGTCCGCGTGGAGCAACTTCGGACGGAACATCCCGGTGTTCGCCAAGACCTATCGCACCATTGCCGTGGACCAGCCCGGGTTCGGCAGATCGGACAAGCCGACCGAACATCCCCAGTACTTCACGCACAGCGCCCAGGCCGTGATCGGCCTGCTGGACCGCCTCGGGATCGAGAAGGCCCACCTGGTCGGCAATTCCCTCGGCGGTGGAACCGCCGTCCGGCTCGCGCTGGACCATCCGGGCCGGGCGGGCAGGCTCGTGCTCATGGGACCCGGCGGGCTCAGCGTCAACGTCTTCGCGCCGGACCCCACCGAGGGCGTCAAGAACCTCGGCCGTTTCGCCGCCCCGCCAGGACCCACGAAGGAAAAGCTGGAGGCGTTCCTTCGGGTGATGGTCCACGACCAATCGCTGATCACCGAAGACCTGATCGCCGAGCGGTTCGCCGCCGCCAGTACACCGGAGTCGCTCGCCGCCATGCGCGCCATGGGCGCTTCGTTCATGCGCCCCGACAGCTACGAGCAAGGCATGCTCTGGCGCGACGGTCACCGCCTCCGCCAACGGGTACTCCTCATCTGGGGCCGTGAGGACAGGGTGAATCCCCTCGACGGTGCACTCCTCGCGTTGAAGATGATCCCGCGGGCGCAGCTGCACGTGTTCGGCCAGTGCGGTCATTGGGCGCAGCTGGAGAAGTTCGACGAGTTCAATCGACTGACCCTCGATTTCCTCGGGAGCACATGA
- a CDS encoding enoyl-CoA hydratase — translation MSDVVRYERRGPVAVVTMNRPEYRNAQNSAMTYALDEAFTRAVDDSAVKVIVLAGEGKHFSAGHDIGTPGRDVDVSFERKAVLWWDHVDKSGGDQRFARESEVYLGMCRRWREMPKPMIASVQGACIAGALMLAWVCDVIVASEDAFFADPVVRMGIPGVEYFAHPWVLGPRAAKEVLFTGERFSAAQAKEWGMLNRIVPRAELEGATIAMAEKIAKMPSFGLALAKKAVNQAEDLMGMRSGMDSVFGLHHLAHAHNAEVGGDSLAGQDARSMRAANTSS, via the coding sequence ATGAGTGACGTCGTCCGTTACGAGCGGCGCGGACCGGTCGCGGTCGTGACGATGAACCGGCCCGAGTACCGGAACGCCCAGAACTCGGCGATGACGTACGCGCTGGACGAGGCCTTCACCCGCGCGGTGGACGACAGCGCGGTCAAGGTGATCGTCCTGGCCGGCGAAGGCAAGCACTTCTCGGCCGGGCATGACATCGGAACACCGGGGCGTGACGTCGACGTGTCGTTCGAGCGCAAGGCCGTGCTGTGGTGGGACCACGTCGACAAGTCCGGTGGAGATCAACGGTTCGCCCGCGAGTCGGAGGTCTACCTGGGGATGTGCCGGCGCTGGCGGGAGATGCCGAAGCCGATGATCGCGAGTGTCCAGGGCGCCTGCATCGCGGGCGCGTTGATGCTGGCCTGGGTGTGTGACGTGATAGTCGCCTCTGAGGACGCCTTCTTCGCCGACCCCGTGGTGCGCATGGGCATTCCCGGCGTCGAGTACTTCGCGCATCCCTGGGTGCTGGGTCCTCGCGCCGCGAAGGAAGTCCTGTTCACCGGAGAGCGCTTTTCTGCGGCCCAGGCCAAGGAGTGGGGGATGCTGAACCGGATCGTCCCGCGCGCCGAGCTGGAAGGCGCCACGATCGCCATGGCGGAGAAGATCGCCAAGATGCCGTCCTTCGGGTTGGCGCTGGCGAAGAAGGCGGTGAACCAGGCGGAGGACCTGATGGGCATGCGCTCCGGCATGGACTCCGTGTTCGGCCTGCACCACCTCGCTCACGCCCACAACGCCGAAGTCGGCGGCGACTCCCTGGCAGGCCAGGATGCCCGGTCGATGCGCGCCGCGAACACGTCGTCATGA
- a CDS encoding acyl-CoA dehydrogenase family protein, producing MTFTDEQEALRETVRAVTERHAAPWKVLCDQVGVAGLAVPEAHGGLGAGLRELQVVAEELGRALVSAPFLGSVVLATQALLESGDHAAAARLLPRLAEGSVAALAWTPKNGAWDPDEVAFCANGPTLDGHAHYVLNGAGADVLLAVAETDQGIGLFELDPQHARIVPSTGMDETRDLAEFELVQTPATRIGTGDFRAGLRRVRDVACAVLAAEQAGAAARALDITVAYSKQREQFGRPIGGFQALKHRMADLHVLVETARSAAYAVSEPNVDVSRLAAVAKTYCSEAFSTVAAEMIQLHGGIAITWEHEAHRYFKRAHGTTHLFGQPHHHLSRITPTVM from the coding sequence ATGACGTTCACCGACGAGCAGGAGGCTCTGCGCGAGACTGTCCGTGCAGTGACCGAGCGGCACGCCGCCCCGTGGAAGGTGCTGTGCGACCAGGTGGGTGTCGCCGGCCTTGCGGTGCCGGAAGCACATGGCGGCCTCGGCGCGGGCCTTCGTGAGTTGCAGGTGGTGGCCGAGGAACTGGGCAGGGCGCTCGTCTCCGCCCCGTTCCTCGGCTCAGTCGTGCTCGCCACCCAAGCGCTCCTCGAGAGCGGAGACCACGCGGCTGCAGCCCGGCTGCTGCCGAGACTCGCCGAAGGCTCGGTCGCAGCACTCGCGTGGACTCCGAAGAACGGCGCCTGGGACCCGGACGAGGTCGCGTTCTGTGCCAACGGACCCACATTGGACGGCCATGCGCACTACGTCCTCAATGGAGCCGGCGCCGACGTACTCCTCGCAGTCGCCGAGACCGATCAGGGAATCGGCCTGTTCGAACTCGATCCACAACACGCTCGCATCGTCCCCTCGACCGGGATGGACGAGACTCGCGACCTTGCGGAGTTCGAGTTGGTCCAGACGCCTGCCACGAGGATCGGCACCGGCGACTTCCGCGCCGGACTCCGCCGAGTGCGGGATGTGGCCTGTGCTGTTCTCGCCGCCGAGCAAGCAGGCGCAGCCGCTCGAGCGTTGGACATCACAGTTGCCTACAGCAAGCAGCGAGAACAGTTCGGGCGTCCCATCGGCGGGTTCCAGGCCTTGAAGCACCGGATGGCCGACCTCCACGTGCTGGTTGAAACAGCACGGTCCGCGGCCTACGCCGTCAGCGAACCAAACGTGGACGTCTCACGCCTGGCCGCCGTCGCGAAGACCTACTGTTCCGAGGCCTTCTCAACCGTTGCCGCGGAGATGATCCAGCTCCACGGCGGGATCGCCATCACCTGGGAACACGAGGCCCACCGGTACTTCAAGCGCGCGCACGGCACCACCCACCTCTTCGGTCAACCACACCACCACCTTTCCCGGATCACGCCGACGGTCATGTAG
- the hsaB gene encoding 3-hydroxy-9,10-secoandrosta-1,3,5(10)-triene-9,17-dione monooxygenase reductase subunit gives MTVETVDHTRFRTVLGHFCTGVTVVTTHDGASPAGFACQSFAALSLDPPLVLFCPSKHSRTWPVVQRAGRFAVNVLAEEQRELSAAFGARGADKFGTVNWTPAPSGSPVLAGVLAWIDCELEAVYEAGDHYVVIGRVIALGETSAARPLLFYQGRYTAPEPLRTDLGALLAWAGPDDWL, from the coding sequence GTGACCGTCGAGACGGTCGACCACACTCGGTTCCGCACCGTGCTGGGTCACTTCTGTACCGGCGTCACAGTGGTAACCACGCACGACGGCGCCAGTCCCGCAGGCTTCGCTTGCCAGTCCTTCGCGGCCTTGTCGCTCGATCCGCCCCTGGTCTTGTTCTGTCCCAGTAAGCACTCGCGGACCTGGCCGGTCGTCCAGCGGGCCGGCCGTTTCGCCGTCAACGTCCTCGCAGAGGAACAACGCGAGCTCAGCGCGGCCTTCGGTGCCCGAGGTGCCGACAAGTTCGGCACCGTGAACTGGACTCCCGCGCCTTCCGGTTCACCCGTCCTGGCCGGCGTGCTGGCCTGGATCGACTGCGAACTGGAAGCGGTGTACGAGGCGGGCGACCACTACGTGGTCATCGGCAGGGTCATCGCGCTAGGTGAGACCTCTGCCGCCCGCCCACTCTTGTTCTATCAAGGCCGGTACACCGCGCCCGAACCCCTGCGAACAGATCTCGGCGCACTGCTCGCGTGGGCCGGTCCCGACGACTGGCTTTGA
- a CDS encoding acyl-CoA dehydrogenase family protein, translating to MDLDLDEHTLAFRDEARAWLADHVPRTPLASFDTAEGFEQHRAWEAQLADARWSAVSWPAEFGGRDASLLEWVILEEEYYASGAPGRVSQNGIFMLAPTLFAHGTPEQRARILPPMARGEEIWAQAWSEPEAGSDIASLRSTAVKTDGGWLLSGQKTWSSRAAFADRAFGLFRSDPESKRHKGLTYFMFDLSASGVQVRPIRQLDGEPGFAEIFLDEVFVPDTDVIGEPGAGWRVAMTTANNERGLSLRSPGRFLAAADRLVALWHAHGYPEQVADRVADAWIGARAYQLYTFGTVTKLAEGGELGPESSVNKLFWSHLDVELHETALDLLGPEAELRRPPGSDRIGEQHPGRWLNGWLFSLAGPIYGGTDQIQRNTIAERLLGLPRGDR from the coding sequence ATGGATCTGGATCTCGACGAGCACACCCTCGCCTTCCGCGACGAAGCCCGCGCGTGGCTCGCGGACCACGTGCCACGCACGCCGCTGGCCTCGTTCGACACGGCCGAGGGTTTCGAGCAACACCGCGCATGGGAGGCCCAACTCGCCGACGCCCGGTGGTCGGCGGTGTCGTGGCCGGCCGAGTTCGGCGGTCGCGACGCAAGTCTCCTGGAGTGGGTGATCCTCGAGGAGGAGTACTACGCGTCGGGCGCGCCGGGCCGAGTGAGTCAGAACGGCATCTTCATGCTCGCGCCGACACTGTTCGCGCACGGCACACCGGAACAACGCGCACGCATCCTGCCCCCGATGGCCCGCGGCGAGGAAATCTGGGCACAAGCGTGGTCCGAGCCCGAAGCGGGCAGCGACATCGCGTCACTCCGCAGCACCGCAGTGAAGACCGACGGCGGCTGGTTGCTCTCCGGCCAGAAGACGTGGAGTTCCCGCGCCGCCTTCGCCGACCGCGCATTCGGACTCTTTCGTAGTGATCCGGAGAGCAAAAGGCACAAGGGCCTGACCTACTTCATGTTCGACTTGTCCGCCTCTGGCGTGCAGGTACGCCCGATCCGGCAGCTCGACGGCGAACCAGGCTTCGCCGAGATATTCCTGGACGAAGTCTTCGTCCCCGACACGGACGTGATCGGCGAACCAGGCGCGGGGTGGCGAGTGGCGATGACCACCGCCAACAACGAGCGAGGGCTTTCCCTTCGCAGCCCAGGTCGTTTCCTCGCAGCAGCCGATCGACTGGTCGCACTGTGGCATGCTCACGGCTACCCCGAGCAGGTCGCCGACCGAGTTGCCGATGCGTGGATCGGCGCAAGGGCGTACCAGCTATACACCTTCGGCACCGTCACCAAGCTCGCAGAAGGCGGCGAGCTGGGTCCGGAGTCGAGCGTGAACAAGCTGTTCTGGTCGCACCTGGATGTGGAGCTGCACGAGACCGCGCTGGACCTACTCGGCCCGGAGGCAGAGCTGCGCCGGCCGCCGGGCAGTGACCGCATCGGCGAGCAGCATCCTGGCCGTTGGCTCAATGGCTGGCTGTTCTCCCTCGCCGGCCCGATCTACGGCGGCACGGATCAGATTCAGCGAAACACCATCGCCGAACGGCTGCTGGGCCTACCGCGAGGTGACCGATGA
- a CDS encoding FAD-binding protein encodes MDGVGAPVDVIVIGFGAAGACAAIEAADAGASVLVLDRFAGGGASALSGGVVYAGGGTEQQRVAGVDDSVDAMYDYLRIEVGEAVSDETLRRFCAGSADMISWLEGNGVPFDGSLCPYKTSYPNDDYYLYYSGSETAGGFRDIAKPAARGHRVKGPGTSGKLLFARLSEAARRRGVRVLPGTRATELIIDSAGAVTGVRVRTLRDAPARVRRMHRVLGHYSAKPGIYVPALRKALYRRAERLERRYAREEELSARHGVVISAGGFIANRAMVREHAPAYRGGLALGTSADDGSGIRLGSGAGGATAFLDRVTAWRFVTPPSVFVRGLIVDAEGARVIDESRYGAAVGEVLVLRHQAKGWLLVDDEIAATAKRSVRKEAQWFQWLQALYMLRRGRVTGSSLAEVAKRVGIDPDGLEATVEAYNSAAASGAADPAGKPSEYVQPLRTPPFSLLDISIKPSLSFPCPMLTLGGLVVDEVSGQVRAESGAPIPGLYAAGRSAVGICSRSYVSGLSLADCVFSGRRAGAAVVHRDDKNENVF; translated from the coding sequence GTGGACGGGGTGGGTGCACCTGTGGATGTCATTGTGATCGGCTTCGGCGCCGCCGGCGCCTGCGCGGCGATCGAGGCCGCCGACGCGGGAGCTTCGGTGCTCGTCCTCGACCGGTTCGCCGGGGGCGGCGCGAGCGCGTTGAGCGGCGGCGTCGTCTACGCGGGCGGCGGTACCGAACAGCAACGCGTGGCAGGGGTGGACGACTCCGTCGACGCCATGTACGACTACCTGCGCATCGAGGTCGGCGAGGCCGTATCGGACGAGACCCTGCGCCGGTTCTGTGCCGGAAGCGCGGACATGATCAGCTGGCTCGAGGGCAACGGCGTCCCCTTCGACGGCAGCCTGTGCCCGTACAAGACGTCGTATCCGAACGACGACTACTACCTGTACTACTCCGGCAGTGAGACAGCGGGGGGTTTTCGCGACATCGCGAAGCCTGCCGCGCGAGGACACCGGGTGAAAGGCCCAGGCACCTCCGGCAAGCTGCTCTTCGCGCGCCTTTCCGAGGCGGCGCGTCGGCGAGGCGTCCGGGTCCTCCCTGGAACCCGGGCGACCGAGCTGATCATCGATTCCGCCGGTGCGGTCACGGGCGTTCGAGTGCGGACGCTGCGCGACGCTCCGGCCAGGGTGCGGCGAATGCACCGCGTGCTCGGTCATTACTCCGCGAAACCGGGCATCTACGTGCCTGCCCTGCGCAAGGCGCTGTACCGCCGTGCCGAACGGCTCGAACGTCGCTACGCGCGCGAAGAGGAGCTCTCCGCTCGGCATGGAGTGGTGATCTCGGCGGGCGGGTTCATCGCGAACCGCGCGATGGTGCGCGAGCACGCGCCTGCCTATCGCGGTGGCCTGGCCCTGGGCACCTCCGCCGACGACGGCTCGGGAATCCGGCTGGGCAGCGGCGCCGGCGGTGCGACGGCATTCCTGGATCGGGTGACCGCGTGGCGTTTCGTGACGCCGCCGAGCGTTTTCGTGCGCGGCCTGATCGTCGACGCGGAGGGAGCGCGTGTCATCGACGAATCACGCTACGGCGCGGCCGTCGGCGAGGTGCTGGTCCTGCGTCACCAGGCGAAGGGCTGGCTGCTGGTCGACGACGAGATCGCTGCCACCGCGAAGAGATCCGTCCGGAAGGAAGCCCAGTGGTTCCAGTGGCTCCAGGCGCTGTACATGTTGCGGCGCGGTCGGGTGACGGGTTCGTCGCTCGCGGAGGTGGCGAAGCGGGTCGGCATCGATCCGGACGGCCTCGAAGCGACTGTCGAGGCGTACAACTCCGCAGCCGCGTCCGGTGCCGCGGATCCTGCCGGTAAGCCGAGTGAGTACGTGCAGCCCCTGCGCACCCCGCCCTTCTCGCTTCTGGACATCTCGATCAAGCCCAGCCTCAGCTTCCCGTGTCCGATGCTCACGCTGGGCGGCCTGGTGGTCGACGAGGTGAGCGGTCAGGTTCGCGCCGAGAGCGGTGCTCCCATTCCCGGTCTCTACGCGGCCGGGCGGTCCGCAGTTGGAATCTGTTCCAGGTCTTATGTCAGTGGGCTCTCCCTGGCCGATTGTGTGTTTTCAGGACGACGAGCAGGCGCCGCGGTGGTCCATCGTGATGACAAAAACGAGAACGTGTTCTAG
- the hsaA gene encoding 3-hydroxy-9,10-secoandrosta-1,3,5(10)-triene-9,17-dione monooxygenase oxygenase subunit, which produces MSEQDTRGVIAGVAELLPVLRERAQDTEDSRRIPDESIKSLQETGFFKLLQPKTYGGYEADPVTFYTAVKMIASACGSTGWVASILGVHPWHLALFEAQAQEDVWSADFDTRISSSYAPMGKATVVDGGYRLSGRWSFSSGCDHATWVLLGAPAFADGKPVDFCTYLLPIADYQIVDVWDTVGLRGTGSNDVVVEDVFVPQHRALSFRLTSKCKTPGQEVNPGPLYRLPYGSVHPSTITAPIIGMAQGAYDAHVEYQRKRVRAAYAGEQSKEDPFAKVRIAEAASEIDAAWLQLTHNIDELYQLACQGEKLPFATRLRVRRDQVRGTERAITAVDRLFENSGGRALRVGTPIQRFWRDAHAGRVHAANDPERAYTMFGTGEFGLPVENAMV; this is translated from the coding sequence ATGAGCGAGCAGGACACGCGTGGAGTGATCGCCGGAGTCGCAGAGCTCCTGCCGGTTCTGCGGGAGCGGGCTCAGGACACCGAAGACTCGCGGCGCATTCCCGACGAGTCAATCAAGTCGTTGCAGGAGACCGGGTTCTTCAAGCTTCTGCAGCCCAAGACCTACGGCGGCTACGAGGCCGACCCGGTGACCTTCTACACGGCTGTCAAGATGATCGCGAGCGCCTGCGGTTCGACCGGCTGGGTCGCGTCGATCCTCGGCGTGCATCCCTGGCACCTCGCGCTGTTCGAGGCGCAGGCCCAGGAAGACGTCTGGAGCGCCGACTTCGACACCCGCATCTCGTCCTCCTATGCGCCCATGGGCAAGGCGACGGTCGTCGACGGCGGGTACCGCCTTTCCGGACGGTGGAGCTTCTCGTCCGGCTGCGATCACGCGACGTGGGTCCTGCTCGGTGCGCCTGCCTTCGCGGACGGCAAGCCAGTGGACTTCTGTACCTATCTCCTTCCCATCGCGGATTACCAGATCGTCGATGTGTGGGACACGGTCGGCCTGCGCGGCACCGGCAGCAACGATGTTGTGGTCGAGGACGTGTTCGTTCCCCAGCACCGCGCGTTGAGCTTCCGCCTGACGTCGAAATGCAAGACGCCCGGTCAGGAGGTCAACCCGGGTCCGCTGTACCGGCTCCCGTACGGCTCGGTGCATCCGTCCACGATCACCGCACCGATCATCGGCATGGCGCAAGGCGCGTACGACGCCCACGTCGAGTACCAGCGTAAGCGCGTGCGCGCGGCGTACGCGGGAGAGCAGTCCAAAGAGGACCCCTTCGCCAAGGTCCGTATCGCCGAGGCGGCCAGCGAGATCGACGCGGCCTGGCTGCAGCTGACGCATAACATCGACGAGCTGTACCAGTTGGCGTGCCAGGGCGAGAAGCTGCCGTTCGCCACGCGACTTCGGGTTCGCCGGGACCAGGTACGAGGGACCGAGCGTGCGATCACCGCGGTCGACCGGCTCTTCGAGAACTCGGGCGGCCGGGCGCTCAGGGTGGGCACGCCGATCCAGCGCTTCTGGCGCGACGCCCACGCGGGCCGCGTGCACGCCGCCAACGACCCCGAACGCGCCTACACGATGTTCGGCACCGGCGAGTTCGGCCTGCCGGTCGAAAACGCGATGGTGTGA
- the hsaC gene encoding iron-dependent extradiol dioxygenase HsaC, with protein MGIRSLGYLRIEATDMDKWREYGLKVLGMVEGKGADPAALYLRMDDFPARLVIVPGESDRLAQAGWEVANAAELAGVRASLEANGVPYKEGTAEQLADRRVVELIIFEDPSGNTLEVFHGVALEHRRVVSPYGHRFVTEEQGLGHVVLSTHDDEASLRFYRDVLGFRLRDSMRLPPQMVGRPADDAPAWLRFFGCNPRHHSLAFLPMPTPSGIVHLMVEVENTDDVGLCLDRAKRRKVPMSATLGRHVNDLMLSFYMKTPGGFDVEFGCEGRQVDDDRWVARESTAVSLWGHDFSVGAQ; from the coding sequence ATGGGTATCAGGTCACTGGGTTACCTCCGGATCGAAGCCACGGACATGGACAAGTGGCGAGAGTACGGGCTCAAGGTGCTCGGCATGGTCGAAGGGAAAGGCGCTGACCCCGCCGCTCTCTACCTCCGCATGGACGACTTCCCCGCACGCCTGGTGATCGTTCCCGGCGAGTCCGACCGGCTGGCTCAGGCCGGCTGGGAGGTCGCCAACGCCGCCGAACTGGCCGGGGTCCGGGCAAGTCTTGAGGCCAACGGTGTGCCCTACAAGGAAGGCACCGCGGAGCAGCTCGCTGACCGCCGGGTGGTCGAGCTGATCATCTTCGAGGATCCCTCGGGCAACACCCTGGAAGTGTTCCACGGCGTCGCATTGGAACACCGGCGCGTGGTCAGCCCCTACGGTCACCGTTTTGTGACGGAGGAACAGGGCCTGGGGCACGTCGTACTCTCCACTCACGACGACGAAGCGTCCCTGCGGTTCTATCGCGACGTACTCGGCTTCCGGCTCCGCGACTCGATGCGCCTGCCGCCCCAGATGGTCGGTCGTCCAGCTGACGACGCCCCGGCCTGGCTGCGCTTCTTCGGCTGCAACCCGCGTCATCACAGTCTGGCGTTCCTGCCGATGCCGACGCCCAGCGGCATCGTGCATCTCATGGTCGAGGTCGAGAACACCGACGACGTGGGGTTGTGCCTGGATCGTGCGAAGCGCCGGAAGGTCCCGATGTCGGCAACATTGGGCCGGCACGTCAACGATCTGATGTTGTCGTTCTACATGAAGACTCCCGGTGGGTTCGATGTGGAATTCGGTTGTGAAGGCCGCCAGGTCGACGACGACCGGTGGGTCGCGCGGGAGAGCACCGCGGTCAGCCTGTGGGGCCACGACTTCAGCGTGGGTGCGCAGTGA